Proteins encoded by one window of Sciurus carolinensis chromosome 12, mSciCar1.2, whole genome shotgun sequence:
- the Rabgap1l gene encoding rab GTPase-activating protein 1-like isoform X7, protein MIENGSWSMTFEERENRRLQEASMRLEQENDDLAHELVTSKIALRNDLDQAEDKADVLNKELLLTKQKLVETEEEKRKQEEETAQLKEVFRKQLEKAEYEIKKTTAIIAEYKQICSQLSTRLEKQQAASKEELEAVKGKMMACKHCSDVFSKEGTLKPAAVSRQDQGSEADDEKDSLKKQLREMELELAQTKLQLVEAKCKIQELEHQRGALMNEIQAAKNSWFSKTLNSIKTATGTQPLQPPPATQPPKEST, encoded by the exons ATGATTGAAAACGGTAGTTGGTCTATGACTTTTGAGGAG AGGGAGAACCGAAGATTACAGGAGGCCAGCatgaggctggagcaggagaatGACGACCTCGCCCACGAGCTGGTCACCAGCAAAATCGCCCTGCGGAATGACTTGGATCAG GCAGAGGACAAGGCTGATGTGCTGAATAAGGAGCTCCTTTTGACCAAACAGAAGCTGGTGGAGacggaggaggagaagaggaagcaaGAGGAAGAGACTGCCCAG cTAAAAGAAGTCTTCAGGAAACAGCTAGAGAAGGCAGAATATGAGATAAAGAAGACCACAGCCATCATTGCCGAGTATAAACAG ATCTGTTCCCAGTTAAGTACCCGCCTGGAGAAACAGCAGGCAGCCAGCAAGGAGGAGCTGGAGGCTGTGAAG GGTAAAATGATGGCATGTAAACACTGCAGCGACGTCTTCAGCAAGGAGGGCACTCTGAAGCCAGCAGCCGTCAGCAGACAGGACCAAGGAAGTGAAGCGGACGATGAGAAGGACTCGCTCAAGAAGCAGCTGAGGGAGATGGAGCTGGAACTGGCCCAGACCAAACTGCAGCTGGTGGAGGCCAAGTGCAAAATCCAG gAACTTGAACATCAGAGAGGGGCCCTTATGAATGAAATCCAAGCTGCAAAAAACTCTTGGTTTAGCAAAACCCTGAACTCTATCAAAACGGCCACGGGCACCCAGCCGCTGCAGCCGCCACCGGCCACCCAGCCGCCTAAGGAGAGCACATAG